Genomic DNA from Segatella copri:
TAGCTATTGTGTACTCCCTTCTTGTCGCGGAGCATCTCTTCGCCGGCAAGGATGAAAGGAACACCCTGTGAAGTGAAGACGCAGGTCTGCGCAAGCTGGTCGATGCGGAGCAACTCGGCAGTACGCATTGCTTCAGGGATATTCTTGTCGGTAAGAGATGCGATGCTTGCCTTCAGACGGTCTACCAGACACATATCGTCATGGCAGCTTACATAACTGATCTGCTCGGTAGGATTGTTGGTCCAAGGCTTCTTGTCATAGTTCACCTTTGTCATATCCACCTGCGGATGGGCGATGCCACCCACAATACCGAACTTCAGACTCTCCTCCTGACCTGTAAGACCAGCCAGGAGCGCTCCCTGATGGTCATCAGAGAAAGGACCACGGAGCGCATCGCGCATATCATCGCTGAAAGCACCGATGCCCTTGAGCTGCTGGGTATTCGCCTTCACCGCCAGTTTCTCGGTAGGATAAGCACAGCTGCCTGCACTCCATCCCTCACCATAAATATAGATGCTGGGATCGATGCGGTTTACCATCTCACGGATAGCCTGCATGGTTTCGATGTCATGAACACCCATCAGATCGAAACGGAAACCATCGATATGATATTCGTCTATCCAGTATTTCACGCTCTCCAGCATAAACTGGCGCATGAGAGGCTTCTCTGAAGCAGTCTCGTTGCCACAGCCTGAACCATCAGAATACTTACCATCCTTGGTTTTGCGATAATAATAATCAGGATAGGTACGCTGGAAATTGCTGCCATTGATATCGAAAGTATGGTTATATACGGCATCGAAAATCACTCGGATGCCTGCCTTATGCAGCGCCATCACCATCTCCTTGAACTCCTTGATGCGGGTTGCTGGAGAATAAGGGTCGGTAGCGTAACTGCCTTCCGGCACATTATAGTTTTTCGGATCATAACCCCAGTTGAACTGCGGTTTGTCGAGTCGGGTCTCATCTATAGAAGCGAAATCGAATACAGGCTGGAAGTGGATGGCGTTGATGCCCAGATTCTTGAGATATTCGATGGCCTTTGGCTCGGTGAGAGCGAGATATTTGCCCTTATATTTCAAGCCGGATGTAGGAGAAATGGAGAAATCACGCACGTGAAGCTCGTAGACAACGAGATCGGCTGGCGATTTCAGGGCAGGACGCACGTCCTGATCCCATCCAGATGGATCGGTATCATACAAATCTACGATGGCGCCACGGTTTCCGTTCACACCTACTGCTTTGGCAAATGTACCTGGTGTTTCACCCTTGCCAATATCAAAGGTATAGAACTTCCCCTTGAGGTCGCCCTTTACTGTAGCCTCCCAGCGTTCATCACCCAACCTCTTCATTTTCAGCGTTTTATAAGCCTTTCCTCCCTGACCTTGCTTATAAAGACGGAGGGTTACAGAAGACTTTTGGGCTGTTGGAGCATTCAGGATAAACATGGTTTTCTCCTTGGAATACATCATCTCATTGAATGTCTGCTGGGCATTCAATGAAGTTGGTAAAACGGTTGCTGTCAATGCTGCAATTATTAGTTTTTGGATATTCATATTGTTAAGTTATTGGTATACAGGATATTAAAGCGAACTGAGCGAAGAAAACTGTGACAGATTATCTACGCTCATTTTTAGCGTATTTCCGACCAACCGGACAGTTGGACGGAAATACGGAAATTATAAGCTTATTTAGCGAGCAAAGAGATGGCGAAACCACCACCACGTGCTTCGTTAATCTTCAAAACATCCCCCTTCTTCACAGTCTTGTGGATGATCTGATAAGATTTAGGGTTCTTCTCGTAGTCAGCAGTCTTGCCGTCCTGATAAATAGCGCAAGCATACTTCTTGCCCTTATCCAGGAAGTCGAGCTTTACTACGGCTGTGCGGGCTGCATCAGTCTTACCGCCTACAAACCAGTTATCGGTTCCCTTTGCCTTGCGGGCTACGGTGATATACTTGGCTGGCTCTGCCTCCAGATACTTGGAGTCATCCCAGTCGCAAGCTACGTCGCGGATAAACTGGAAGGCATCATCATACTTCTCATAATGCTCTGGAAGATCGGCAGCCATCTGCAGCGGACTGTACATTACGAGATAGAGCGAAAGCTGACCACAGAGAGTGGTATGAACATAACTCTTATTGTTGCTCCACTCAGAAAGCTTGGTCTCAAAGATACCAGGAGTATAATCCATCGGACCACCCTGCAGACGGGTGAATGGCAACATTACGGTATGATAAGACTTGTTACCGCCAAATGCCTCATACTCTGTACCACGTGCACTCTCGTTGCCAACCAGGTTAGGCCAGGTGCGGCAGATACCTGTAGGACGGGTTGCCTCGTGTGCATTTACCATGATATGATGCTTGGCAGCGGTCTCGATGACACGCTGGTAGTGATTGTTCATCAACTGGCTGTAGTGATACTCACCTCTTGGGATGATATCTCCCACATAACCGGTCTTCACGGCATCATAACCATATTTGTTCATCAGGTTGAAGGCATCTTCCATGTGGCGCTCGTAGTTGAGAGCTGCAGAAGATGTCTCGTGGTGCATCATCAGCTTCACGCCCTTAGAGTGAGCATAGTCGTTGAGCATCTTGATATCGAAGTCTGGATATGGAGTCACGAAGTCGAAGACATCGAGCTTCTGGTGACCGAACCAGTCTTCCCAACCTTCGTTCCAGCCTTCTACCAATACTTCCTGCAAACCGTTCTTGGCTGCAAAGTCGATGTAGCGCTTCACTTCCTCGTTGGTTGCACCATGAGTACCGTTAGGCTTGCACTTGCTGTAATCGGTTACACCGAGACGCACAGATGGCAGATCGTTGGTATAGCTCCAGGTCTTGGTACCCACAATCATGTTCCACCATACACCGCAGTACTTGGTAGGATGAATCCAGGATGTATCCTTAATCTTGCAAGGCTCGTTAAGGTTCAATGTCAACTTGCATGAAAGCATATCACGGGCATCATCACTTACCATCACGGTACGCCAAGGTGTATTGAATGGAGTCTGGATAAATCCCTTTCTGCCCACGGCATCAGGAGTGAGCCAAGACTCGAAGGTCAATGTTTTCTCATCCAGATTGAGGTGCATGGTAGGATAATCCAGGCAGGCAGCCTCATGGATGTTGATGTAGAGTCCGTCCTTGGTCTTCATCTGGAGAGAGGTCTGAACACCGGTATCAGAGAAGACGGTGGTAGATGAATTGCTCTTGTAAGCTTCACGGTTTTTCGCAATAATTGGGCGAATGCCTGTCAATGGAGTAATGTTGTAATCATACTCCTGTGTATCATAATCACCAGGAATCCAGTAAGCGGTATGATCGCCTGCCATGGCAAACTGGGTATGCTCCTCCTGGATGACGAAATAATTCAGACTTTCCTGTTGTGGGAACTCATAGCGCAAGCCCATACCATAATCATATACACGGAAACGGATGGTGATGTTACGCTTAGAAGCAGCCTGGTTCAGGTTTACCTCCATCTCGTTGTAATGGTTGCGGATGGTAGCGGTCTCGCCCCATACCGGCTTCCAGGTTTCATCGAAAGTCGATGTCTTGCTGCCGGTTTCAGTAAAACCATCCATCAGGCTGGTTTCCTCCATGCCCTTAGAGGCATGTTTATCCTTAGCCAGTTCCAATCCTAAGTGGGATGGCTTGCATACAGTCTTTCCCTTATAGCTCATCTCATAGGTAGGCTGTCCCTTTTCGGTCAAAGAGAATGTTACCGAGACGTTGCCGTTAGGCGACTTTACGGTCTGGGCTGCTGCCAACATAGGAAGCAAGAGACCCATCACTAATACATTCAGTTTTTTCATACTGTTCAGTTGTTGTTTATTCTTTTTTTGAATCTTCGTTAGTTTATCTCAATCATTATCTGTTTATTCTTAAGATAGTGCAAAGATACAAAAAACAAAAATACCCTCCACGTTTTGGGAGGGTATTTTTCTGCAAATGAGTGTGCAAACGTTTGCACTATATATAATCATGTTAGTTAGCATCTTCCAGACTGCGAAATCATTTCTGTGATATTCTGCACGAAACGCTTATCTGCAGCCAGATCCTCTATGTTGAGGTGCATGCGGTAACGCCAGTAATGCTTAGGGTTAGCCGGGATATTGATACGCTCAGCATCGGCATCAGGCAGACGAAGAGCCTCATCGGTAGCCAACCAGTCCTGGATGCTCAATATGCAGAGCATGGATGGAGAGGTAAGATGGCGGCTGATGATGTCGCTAGCCAACCAGCCTGGGAGTGGATGAGGTGCTGATCCCTGACGGTAGAGCATCGTATTGTAATACTCCTGGGTACGCTGGATATTCTCATCCCACCACATGCGCAGAGTAGGCATATCGTGGCTCGAAATGGTACATACCGAGCGGTATGGGTTACGGCTCAGATGTCCGAACTTAACCGATGGATCCTTTGGCATGCTCTGGAGTTCCAGACTCAATATCTTCAACTCGTCCATTACCCAAGGCACACAGTCTGGAACCATACCGAGGTCTTCGGCACAAACTAGCATGCGGGTAGCCTGAACCAGCTTAGGCAACTTTTTCATCGCCTCCTGATACCAGAACTGGTTGTTGCGGCGATAGAAATAGTCGTTGTAAAGGCGGTTAAACGCAGCCTTGTCATTATCATAGAGCGACTCGTAGATAAAGTCGAGCTGGGCTGAGATACGTGGATGGAAGACGCCAGGGTTGGTATGATTGCGTACGAAGAGTACATCGCTGATCAGGGCATACAAGCCATCACGCAGCCAGAGTTCCTTCTCATCTGTTACGTCAGCAAAGAGAGCCTCTACCTTGCGCTGGGTATCTACCTCAGGCTTCATCTGATAACGCTCGTCATCCAGACGGTCGAGATACTTCTCCTTTACCTCGCCGGCACGCTCATGGAACACACGATCCAATACCCAATCGGTAATGAACGGACGGGTAAAACGGTCTTCCTGGAAGTGCAAACCATAGCTTTCAATCTCTTCACGGCTCATGGCAAGCGCCGGTGCAAACTGTCCGAGCAATCCATGTACGCTATGTACCGGAATCTCCCAGATACGGAAGAAGCCCAATACGTGGTCGATGCGGTAAGCATCAAAATATCTTGCCATGTTCTTGAAACGGCGGTTCCACCACTGGCAGCCATCCTTCAGCATCTCAAACCAGTTATAGGTAGGGAATCCCCAGTTCTGACCATTGGCAGAGAAGTCATCTGGTGGAGCACCCGCCTGACCATTGAGGTTGAAGTATTTAGGTTCCGTCCATACATCGCAACCATTGCGGTTTACGCCGATTGGAATATCACCCTTCAAAATAACGCCCTTAGCCTTGGCATGCTCGTGAGCCTCCTGCATCTGGCGGTCCAGTACGAACTGTACGAAATAGAAGAACGCCACGTTCTTGTAAGCAGCAGTCTTAGGGTCGGCAAGCACCTTGCGCTCAGCCTCATCCCATACCTGATGATCTGGCCACTGGTTGAAATCAGCCGTACCATTCTTATCACGCAGGTATGAATACTGTGCGTAAGGAACCAGCCACAGTTCAGAAGCCTGGAAGAAAGCCTTGTATTCGGCTGTCTTCATCATCTTTTCACCTTCCTGATTGAAGATTTGGCGCAAGTAATTTATCTTGAAATCATTTACTTTCTCGTAATCTATCTTATCCAGTGCGTTCAACTCAGCACGTGTCTTCTCAGCCTCAGCACGAGCCTTGGCGTCCTTCAGCTCAGGGAGAGCATGGAGGTCGGCATACTGCGGATGAATAGCGAAGACGCTGATGCAGCTGTATGGATAACTGTCGGTCCATGTATGGGTGATGGTGGTATCATTGATAGGAAGGAGCTGGAGCACCTTCTGACCGGTAGAAGCCACAAAATCAATCATGGTCTTCAGGTCACCGAAGTCACCAATACCGGCACTCTTACGGGTACGCAATGAGAATACAGGCACCTGCGTTCCGGCAAGTTTGCGGTTATACAGAGCGAAGAAAGCCTGGTCGAGTTCATAAGATACCAACTCACCTGCCTTCATCTCCGGCAAATCCACGGTTCTGTTCATGCTGGTTTCCCAGAGAAGCTCGCTCTTCGCATTACGGAAAGCAACGAACTTAAACTCCAGATGGCTGCCCTCAAGATGAGTCGCATCAATATCAGCCACCCATTCATTATAGGTATGCTGAGTCATCGGAAGAATCTTCTGCACATCCCAGACACCCAAAGCTTTATCTGCACCCAATACCCCCAGACGCTCACCATCGCGAAGCTGAGGAGCACGGACTATCAGACGCACAATCTTGCTGTCCGTTTCCGGCTTCATCTCCTGTGGAGCCTGATGATTGATGCAATCGGTAAAGGCACTGCTGTAGAGGTAAGCATCCTCCGGCATAGCCTTCCAATGATCGTAAAGGGTATAAACCTCTGCCTTTCTGGCATTTACATCGAGCTGATGCTTGATTATAAGCCATTCGGTCTTGACTGCTCTTCCTTCACGTTCTACACTATAATAATAGGTATACGATTTTTCTGGTGATTCAACACACCAGTCGCATGCCCATCTTTGACCATCTGTCGTCTCGAGAGGAAGTTTCAGTTCACCTTCCTCCGTCTGAATGTTTACGACGATCTGTTCGCCGAACATTGCTTTATATTCAATATTAAACTGTACTGTCATAAGACTCTTAAAGGCTCTTGAAAATGTTATAATTTATGTTTGATGCTACAAAGGTAAGAAAAACGAGCGAAAAACGTATCTGAAATTTGCATATTTTTTCTCACAAATCGTGCAAACGTTTGCACTACCCCTACTCTGTAGAAACAATAATTAATCGTTCATCACATTTTATTCTGATTTCTTATCCTTGATGATACTCACAGACAGTGCACCCGCAATCAGCAGGATACCTGCCACAATCATCATATCGCTCTGATGAGAACCCACCAGACTCAAGACAATTCCACCGCAGATAGCAGCCACAATCTGAGGGATACAGATGGTTCCGTTAAACAGACCGAGATAAGCACCCATGTGACCATATCCCTGCAAAGCATTGGTAACAAAGGTGAAAGGCATCGCCAGCATGGCTGCCCAACCGGCACCAATCATCAGGAACGGAACAAACTGCAGATACTGGTCATGCAGGAAAGGTATCAGGGCAAAACCCACACCACCGATAACCAGACTGACAGCGTATGCCACCTTCGTATTCTTAAACTGAGGGAGAATCACTGCCCAGACTACACTACCTACAGCCTGTACGGCAAAGAGAATGCCCACCCAGTTGCCTGCCTCCTGGAATGCTTCAGAAGCAGGATCGGTCGTATTCCATACGGTTTCAGCGATGGCTCCCGTAGAATAATTCCAGAGATAAAGGAAACCAGCCCAGCAGAAGAACTGAACCAGTCCCACCTTCCAGAAGGTAGATGGCGCCTTGCGGAGCAAAGTAATCCAACCGGCCTTGTCTTCAGAAGCCTCAGCATTAGAATTCTTCACTCTTCCCTCTTCCCTCTTCGCTTCATTATACTCCGCATACTGCTGTGGATTCCACTCCTTCACCTTCATCGTGGTGTAGATAACACAGAGAATCAGGATAACCGCACCGATATAAAACGACCAGATGACAGAATCAGGAACCACACCCTTCTCAGCATAATTCTTGATACCGAGGAAGGTAAAGAGAAATGGGAAGATATATCCGGCTACAGAACCGGCATTGCAGAGGAAACTCTGGATAGAGTAAGCCTTTGCCTTCTGTTTTTCATTTACCATATCGCCTACCAACATCTTGAACGGCTGCATCGCCATGTTGATGCTCGTATCGAGGAACATCAGCGCTATCAGTCCGAAGAGCATCGCACCGCTCACGGTCAGTCCGAGCGAACCGGCATTCGGGAGCAGGCACATTACCAGGACGGCAATCGTAGCACCCACAAAGAGATAAGGGATGCGGCGACCGAAGTGGCACCACGTCTTATCACTCAACGTGCCCACGATAGGCTGAACCAGGATTCCCATCAGAGGAGGGAGAATCCAGAAATAACTCAAGTTGTGTGGGTCAGCACCCAACGTTGCAAAGATTCGGGAGATGTTGGCGCTCTGTAGGGCGTAGGCAATCTGTACTCCGAAAAATCCGAAGCTCAAGTTCCAGAGCTTCCAGAAACTTAAATCAGGTTTTTGTTTCATCGTTATATTGTTTTTATATTTTTATCTTGTTGTTCCTCTCACCACAAGTCGTGTTCTCACCACTCGCTTCTCCACCTCATCTCTAGGGATGGAGCCTTCCACCTGACCAATCAGGATATTGGCAGCTTCCTCGCCTACGGCTACACCTCGCTGCTCAACCGTAGTAAGCATCGGGTCGCACGCCTTGGCACGGTCACCATTGGTGAATCCGCAGATGCTGATTTCTTCAGGCACCTTGAATCCCATGCGCTTGGCGGTATAGAGGATACCGATTGCCGTATCATCATTGATGGCAAAGAAAGCATCCGGACGATCTTCCTCTATCAGAATATCCGGCGTTATTGCTTCGGCATTGGCACGGTCATCGCAGATCTTCACCCAGTCAGGGTTCTCCGTCAAGCCATGCTTTACCAGCGCATCATGATAACCGTTATATCGGTTCTTTGAGATTTCCAGATTCATCGGCGAGCCGTAGAAGGCAATCTTCTTACAGCCCGTATCAATCATGTGGGTAACGGCAGTAAAGGCACCCATATAGTCATCTACCACCACTCGCGAGCAGTTCACGCCCGTACATATTCTATCATAGAAGATGAGCGGCACCCCATTCTGCAGCAGTTTTTCGAAATGGTCATACTGCTTGGTATCCTTCGCCTGTGAAACGATGATGCCACAAACCTTGTTCTGATAGAAGTCTTCACAGATGGCCACCTCCTTATCGTAACGCTCGTTACTCTGCGCCACCATCACACGGTAACCTCTGGCTCTAGCCTCTTCCTCTATACCCGAAAGCACCGACATGAAGTAATAGTGTACCACCTGAGGCACAATAACTCCAATCACCTTCATCGGCTTCACCTTACTATGTCTTAAAGCTTCACCCAGGAAATTAGGAAAGAAGTTATGTTCACGCGCGTATTTCTGAATACGCTCCTTTTGGGCAGTACTGATACGAGAACTGTCCTTCAATGCCCGGCTCACTGTGGCAACACTTACGCCCAGATCGCGAGCAATATCTTTCATTGTTATTGTTTCTTTATCGCCCATTGCTATTAGTTGTGCTGCAAAATTACGAAATATCCTCAATATCAGTTCAAAGTTCTTGACTTAAATCAAGTAATTTCTGTGCAAACGTTTGCACAAAATAAATAACGGAATTAACACAAAAATAGTACAACATTAGAGAAAAGAACTTAATTTTGCACACAGAAACGACAAGTTTATGGGCAAGCGCCCCCATTCCTACCTTATATAATATAAGTAAGATGCCAGAAAGACTAAACAAGAGCCAGAACGGCATTTTGAGTAGGAACGACAACAACTTAAGCCAAGAAGAAAAGAAGAAAAAGTAAATAATTTAATATTATACATTAACTTAAAAATCAAGCAAATGATGAAGCAGGTAAAAATTAAATTGCCTCTCAGAGCGTTGACCCTAGCAAGCGGTCTGCTTCTGACGGTGAGTTCCTTTGCGCAGACAAATGCAGTTAAGGGACATGTGAAGGATGCTTCTGGTGAGCCTATCATGGGTGCTACCATTACAGTTAACGGTAAGGCAGTAGGTATTACCGACATGGATGGTAACTTCTCAGTTGATGCAGCGCCAGGTGCCAAGATTACATTCACCTATCTGGGTATGACACCGCAGACAGTGAAGGCATCTAGTAACATGAACATTACCTTGGAAGATGACTCAAAGGCTTTGAATGAAGTCGTTGTCATCGGTTATGGTGTGGCTAAGAAGTCAGACCTGACCGGTTCTGTAACAGCTATCAAACCTGATTCTAAGAATAAGGGTGTGGTTGTTAATGCACAGGATATGCTTACAGGTAAGGTTGCCGGTGTAAACATTACCAGCAACGACGGTACTCCTGGTGGTGGTGCCAAGATTCGTGTTCGTGGCGGTTCTTCTTTGAACGCATCTAACGACCCATTGATCGTTATCGATGGTCTGGCAATGGACAACGATGGTGTTAAGGGTCTTTCTAATCTCCTTTCTGTAGTTAACCCACAGGATATTGAGTCTTTCAGTGTCTTGAAGGATGCTTCTGCAACTGCTATTTATGGTTCCCGCGGTTCTAATGGTGTCATCATCATTACAACCAAGAAGGGTCGCAAGGGTCAGAAACCTACCGTTTCTTACTCTGGTAGCATAACCATCAGCGAGAAGAAGAACACAATTGATGTTCTTAACGCTGACGAGTTCCGTGCAACAGTTGAAAAACTGTATGGAAAAGACAGTGAAGCTTACAGCGCACTGGGTACAGCCAACACCAACTGGCAGGACTTGATTTACCGTACAGCTATCAGCCACGACCACAACATTACAGTTTCTGGTGCAGCAAAGTCACTCCCATACCGTGTTTCTGTAGGTTATACAGACCAGCAGGGTATCGTGAAGACATCTGACTTCAAGCGTGCAACAGCATCTTTGAACTTGAACCCATCATTCTTCCAGGATCACTTGACATTGAACCTGAATGCCAAGGGTATGTATGCTAGAACCTTATATACAGATGGTTCTGTTGTATCAGCAGCTGTAAGAATGGATCCAACTCAGGATCCATACAACTTTACATCTGAATATCACAAGAATCAGCTTAGAGACAAAGATGGCAACAGTCTCCTGGACCAGACTCTCAAGAACTATGGTGGCTATTTCCAGTGGTCAAAGAAAGCAGAGTATGGTGACAATACATGGCCTTTCACTTATGACAGCACCACACAGATGCCTAACCCTCTGTCTTTGCTGGATCAGGGCAGTCAGATTGCTCACAGCCGTTCATTCATCGGTAGTGCAGACATCGACTATAAGGTACACGGTTTCGAGGACTTGAGATTGCATGCTACCTTGGGTGCAGATATCTCAAAGGGTCGCCAGAGCCAGTCATTTGCTACATCTTGCACAAACGCATTGTACTATGGCAGCTACGGTGGTGAGGAAATTCTGAAGCGCAACCTCTCTTTGAGTGCTTACGCTCAGTACTACAAGGATTTCAACAAGATTCATCACTTCGACATCATGGCTGGTTATGAGTGGCAGCACTTCTGGCGCAGCAAGAACAATGACTATGTAGGTTATTATCCTGAAACAAATAACGATGCAAGTCTTGCTGGCACAGAGCGTCCTCATACTCCATATAGCGAGAAGAGCGAAAGCTACCTGGTATCTTTCTTCGGACGTGCCAACTACACATTGCTCGACCGTTACTTCCTGACAGCAACCGTCCGTGATGATGGTTCTTCACGTTTCAAGGAGCACTGGGCATGGTTCCCATCATTCGCTTTTGCATGGAAGGCTAACGAAGAAGCATTCCTGAAGAACGCTAACTGGTTGTCTGACTTGAAGCTCCGTCTGGGTTATGGTAAGACTGGTCAGCAGGCTGGTTCTATCGGCGATTATGAGTGGATTCCATCTTATTCTATCAGCACAGGTACAAATGGTTTCTATCCTGTTACTGGCACAGGTGAACTTTATAGACCAAACAACTACCGTCCTGACTTGAAGTGGGAAACAACCTCTACCTACAACGTAGGTTTGGATTGGGGCATCATGGATCAGAGATTGTCTGGTAGCGTAGATTGGTACTACAGAAAGACTACCGATCTGTTGAACTATGCTCCACTTTCTTCTATGGCAGGTTACAAGAACCAGGCATGGCAGAACATCGGTTCCTTGAAGAATACCGGTGTTGAAGCAGCTATTACCTGGCGTGCTATCCAGACCAAGGACTGGTTCTGGACCATGACATACAACTTCACTTACAACAAGAACGAGATTACCGACTTGAATGGTGTATCTGAGAATGGTGCTCCTGTTGTTAATACAAACATCAAGGTAGGTGATGGTTCTGGTGCTTATCTGCAGGCTAACCAGGTGGGTTATGCTATGAACTCATACTATGTTTACCAGCAGGTTTACGACAAGAACGGCAAGCCAATTGAGAACTGCGTAGTTGACCGTAACGGTGACGGTAAGATCAATGAAAGCGATAAGTATCTCTACAAGAGCCCAGCAGCTCCTGTAACCATGGGCTTCTCTTCTCGCTTGGAATACAAGAACTGGGACTTCGGTTTCTCTTTGCGTGCAAGCATCGGCAACTATGTATATAACAATGTTGAGCAGAGCATGAGTAACATGAATACAGGTGAGTGGTTCTCTAACTCTTTGAAGTACTTCTCTAACCGTATGAAGAGTACTGTTGAGAGAAACTGGCAGACCTACGAGATCACTTCTAAGTTGTCTGACTACTATGTGAAGAACGCTTCATTCCTGAAGTGCGACAACATCACATTGGGTTATAGCTTCAACAACCTGTTTAAGTCAAGCGGCTGGCATGGACTTTCAGGTCGTGCATACGCTACTGCATCAAATGTATTCACAATAACCAATTATGACGGTTTGGATCCAGAAGTAGGCGATGGTAACGACAACAACCTCTACCCACGTCCATTCTCTGTAGTAGTTGGTCTTAGCTTGAATTTCTAATAAGAAAGGATATCAATTATGAAAAAATATATTAAAAATATTGTTCCAGTAGCAGCACTTCTGCTCACAATGGGAACAGCAACATCATGTGTCGGTGATTTGGACGTTACTCCGATTAACCCAAACATCCAGACAGGCCTTAACATCGATGGTCTTTTCAACAAGTGCTATGCTAACTTTGCCCTGGCTGGTAATGGTGGTGCTAATGGTGACTGCGACATTGATGGTATTGACGGTGGAACATCTGGTTTTATACGCCAGACATTCAATGCAAACGAATTACCAACCGATGAGGCTATCTGCGGTTGGGGTGATGATGGTATAGCCGGCTTCTGCTATAATAGCTACAATGCCTCAAACCCAATGTTGATTGGTTTGTATGCCCGTATCACAACAGGTATTGCTTATTGCAACCAGTATCTTGCAGAAGCAGGAGATCAGGATGCAACCAAGCTTGCAGAGATTCGCTTCCTGAGAGTATACGAATATTTTAGCTTGATGGACGGATGGGGCAACATCCCATTTACACTTCAGCCATTGACCAAGCCTGAAAGATATACCAGAGCACAGGTTTACGAATGGCTTGAGAAGGAGCTTCTTGAAATAGAGCCAAGCCTTTCTGATGCAAAGGCTAAGAAGTCAACAGATGCCGGTTACGGTCGTGTAGATAAGGCTGCATGCTGGTTGCTTCTCTCCCGCCTCTACCTCAATGCAGAGGTTTATACAGGCACACCTCAGTGGGAGAAGGCTAAGTCATACGCCAAGAAGGTGATGGATTCTTCTTATAAGCTGAACACCAAAAGCGTAAACGGCTGGAGTGCTTACCAGATGCTCTTCATGGGCGATAACGGTGAGACAGATGCAGCTTACGAGGGTATCTTCCCTCTCTTGCAGGATGGTTTGAAGACCACAAGCTGGGGTACTACACTCTTCCTGTTGGCTTCTACCTACGATCAAGATATGCACGCAAATCCAAACAACCCTTCAGCTACCAATGGTACTGACCAGGCTTGGGGTGGTAACCGCGCTCGTCCTGACTTGGTGAAGAAGTTCTTCCCTAATGGTAACGTTCCAAATCTTGAAAGCTACGCTACAGCAAAAGCTGCCGGTGATGACCGTGCTCTCTTCAACGGTGTAAACCGTTCATTGGATAATGATGACGTTGCTACTTTCAAGAGCGGTTTCGGTGTTGCTAAGTTCACCAACTTC
This window encodes:
- a CDS encoding TonB-dependent receptor; amino-acid sequence: MMKQVKIKLPLRALTLASGLLLTVSSFAQTNAVKGHVKDASGEPIMGATITVNGKAVGITDMDGNFSVDAAPGAKITFTYLGMTPQTVKASSNMNITLEDDSKALNEVVVIGYGVAKKSDLTGSVTAIKPDSKNKGVVVNAQDMLTGKVAGVNITSNDGTPGGGAKIRVRGGSSLNASNDPLIVIDGLAMDNDGVKGLSNLLSVVNPQDIESFSVLKDASATAIYGSRGSNGVIIITTKKGRKGQKPTVSYSGSITISEKKNTIDVLNADEFRATVEKLYGKDSEAYSALGTANTNWQDLIYRTAISHDHNITVSGAAKSLPYRVSVGYTDQQGIVKTSDFKRATASLNLNPSFFQDHLTLNLNAKGMYARTLYTDGSVVSAAVRMDPTQDPYNFTSEYHKNQLRDKDGNSLLDQTLKNYGGYFQWSKKAEYGDNTWPFTYDSTTQMPNPLSLLDQGSQIAHSRSFIGSADIDYKVHGFEDLRLHATLGADISKGRQSQSFATSCTNALYYGSYGGEEILKRNLSLSAYAQYYKDFNKIHHFDIMAGYEWQHFWRSKNNDYVGYYPETNNDASLAGTERPHTPYSEKSESYLVSFFGRANYTLLDRYFLTATVRDDGSSRFKEHWAWFPSFAFAWKANEEAFLKNANWLSDLKLRLGYGKTGQQAGSIGDYEWIPSYSISTGTNGFYPVTGTGELYRPNNYRPDLKWETTSTYNVGLDWGIMDQRLSGSVDWYYRKTTDLLNYAPLSSMAGYKNQAWQNIGSLKNTGVEAAITWRAIQTKDWFWTMTYNFTYNKNEITDLNGVSENGAPVVNTNIKVGDGSGAYLQANQVGYAMNSYYVYQQVYDKNGKPIENCVVDRNGDGKINESDKYLYKSPAAPVTMGFSSRLEYKNWDFGFSLRASIGNYVYNNVEQSMSNMNTGEWFSNSLKYFSNRMKSTVERNWQTYEITSKLSDYYVKNASFLKCDNITLGYSFNNLFKSSGWHGLSGRAYATASNVFTITNYDGLDPEVGDGNDNNLYPRPFSVVVGLSLNF
- a CDS encoding RagB/SusD family nutrient uptake outer membrane protein is translated as MKKYIKNIVPVAALLLTMGTATSCVGDLDVTPINPNIQTGLNIDGLFNKCYANFALAGNGGANGDCDIDGIDGGTSGFIRQTFNANELPTDEAICGWGDDGIAGFCYNSYNASNPMLIGLYARITTGIAYCNQYLAEAGDQDATKLAEIRFLRVYEYFSLMDGWGNIPFTLQPLTKPERYTRAQVYEWLEKELLEIEPSLSDAKAKKSTDAGYGRVDKAACWLLLSRLYLNAEVYTGTPQWEKAKSYAKKVMDSSYKLNTKSVNGWSAYQMLFMGDNGETDAAYEGIFPLLQDGLKTTSWGTTLFLLASTYDQDMHANPNNPSATNGTDQAWGGNRARPDLVKKFFPNGNVPNLESYATAKAAGDDRALFNGVNRSLDNDDVATFKSGFGVAKFTNFKTDGSAGKDATFPDADFFLMRVAEAYLNFAEADARINGGQTTEEGTAAINAIRKRANASTREDRGYSLNDICDEWSREFYFEGRRRMDLIRFNRYGGNVNYNWQWKGGTKEGRNFSEHLNIFAIPTNELTSNKNLIQNPGY